In Mauremys reevesii isolate NIE-2019 linkage group 8, ASM1616193v1, whole genome shotgun sequence, a single genomic region encodes these proteins:
- the LOC120370819 gene encoding platelet-derived growth factor receptor-like protein yields MNSKALAVLGCSLLLLILAECQEKEKPPKATEKKVTKEPKPNKLKPPKATGEKLHQAVAKPPKGKARVKPTAPPSQVHQPASILTRVVTRGQFQKVPDSLTLTAGGTLELRCRGRSVRWRFPAYLEDEEEGRLRIKHFERHSQLLVVNSRAADTGEYSCWSFQCRDSECQDGEDRTGKAFIFFTDPQELFVPTEDYYEVVQLRTNHPTLLPCQVTSPLAKVTLHREFPPEEVAVDGIDISYDVKRGFVIHRPRPSYAGSLFCMASLAGVQQISTKYMLIYINYPSSAPKPTVSASATTVRAGENFNVTCTVFGEPEVAVDFTWEYPGQQIGRPPYSRERADLARRGGQVQQESESILYIDEARAIDEGLYTCSAMNLQGTTTVSTRVQVLPATPAPRAARTG; encoded by the exons CTGAATGTCAGGAGAAGGAAAAGCCCCCCAAAGCCACCGAGAAGAAGGTCACAAAAGAGCCCAAGCCAAACAAGCTCAAACCTCCCAAAGCAACAGGTGAAAAGCTCCACCAGGCAGTAGCCAAGCCCCCGAAGGGCAAAGCCCGAGTgaaacccacagcccctcccagccaGGTGCACCAGCCTGCGTCCATCCTGACTCGGGTGGTGACCAGGGGGCAGTTCCAGAAAGTGCCTGACTCCCTGACGCTGACGGCAGGCGGCACCCTGGAGCTGCGCTGCCGAGGGCGCTCCGTCAGGTGGAGGTTCCCTGCGTACCTGGAGGAcgaggaggaggggcggctcaG AATCAAGCACTTTGAGAGGCACAGCCAGCTGCTGGTGgtgaactccagggctgcagacaCTGGCGAGTACAGCTGCTGGTCCTTCCAGTGCCGGGACAGCGAGTGCCAGGACGGAGAGGACAGGACGGGCAAGGCTTTCATCTTCTTCACAG accccCAGGAGCTGTTTGTGCCGACGGAGGATTACTACGAAGTGGTCCAGCTGCGCACGAACCATCCCACGCTCCTACCATgccaggtgaccagccctctggcCAAGGTGACCCTGCACCGTGAATTCCCCCCCGAGGAGGTGGCCGTGGACGGGATTGACATCTCGTACGACGTGAAGAGGGGGTTCGTGATCCACCGCCCACGGCCCTCGTATGCAGGGTCGCTCTTCTGCATGGCCAGCCTAGCCGGCGTGCAGCAGATATCCACCAAGTACATGCTGATCTACATCAACT ACCCTTCCTCTGCTCCCAAACCCACAGTCAGCGCCTCAGCCACCACTGTGCGGGCTGGAGAAAACTTCAACGTGACCTGCACGGTGTTTGGAGAACCAGAAGTCGCGGTCGACTTTACCTGGGAGTATCCGGGGCAGCAG ATTGGCAGGCCCCCCTACAGCCGCGAACGTGCCGACCTGGCACGCCGAGGTGGGCAGGTGCAGCAGGAATCCGAGAGCATCCTCTACATAGATGAGGCCCGTGCGATAGACGAAGGGCTTTACACCTGCAGTGCCATGAACCTACAGGGCACCACCACCGTCTCCACCCGTGTCCAGGTACTTCCAGCCACCCCGGCCCCAAGGGCGGCCCGGACTGGATAG